A genomic segment from Planktothrix sp. FACHB-1365 encodes:
- a CDS encoding NAD(P)/FAD-dependent oxidoreductase — protein sequence MLDYDLVILGGSLTGRYAALLASQMQGRVALVEPKELTLTPGYQGLFPIANSIQNQQQVFLSKKADLESNFKGKKIKRWLDLVRANQTEIYSPQRLATGGIDVIVGEGEFIESRRLRFRINNRILRSRNYLLALASQPKIPAIEGLLSTGFITPNTLDLFLEKQPNLSETVPQRLAIIGGDPAGVELAQVFTRLGVEVILVVEGTQILAQEEPEAVQLIQGQLEAEGVKVLTQTPVIQVKKIEDKKWIQAGNTALEVDEILLACGSKIDLEPWNFNLINVQLKGHYLGVNEKLQTTNPRIYGCGEILGGYSFEHIAQYEAQIALKNALYWPKFTVNYQSIPWAIFSHPQFARVGFTETQAKSRYGTQVIVERQSLKQITQAQIWGETTGFCKLVGLSNGKLLGATVVGSQASELIHTLALAIRQGVNLKTLAECPAILPTFSEVYHQSAIAWIDQRRRQNTVLFDGIENLFHWRRYWGN from the coding sequence ATGTTAGATTATGATTTGGTGATTTTAGGAGGAAGTTTAACGGGACGCTATGCTGCTTTATTAGCGTCTCAAATGCAGGGGCGGGTCGCTTTAGTTGAACCGAAAGAACTCACTTTAACACCCGGATATCAAGGGTTATTTCCGATTGCAAATTCTATCCAAAATCAACAGCAAGTTTTCCTCAGCAAAAAAGCAGATCTTGAAAGTAATTTTAAGGGCAAAAAAATTAAACGGTGGTTAGATTTAGTCAGAGCTAACCAGACAGAAATTTATTCCCCACAACGGTTAGCGACGGGGGGAATTGATGTGATTGTGGGGGAAGGAGAATTTATTGAGTCTCGGCGTTTAAGGTTTAGAATTAATAACCGAATTTTGCGATCGCGCAATTATTTATTAGCCTTAGCATCCCAACCGAAAATTCCTGCTATTGAAGGGTTATTATCCACAGGATTTATAACCCCCAATACCCTCGATTTGTTTTTAGAAAAACAGCCGAATTTATCAGAAACGGTTCCCCAACGGTTAGCCATTATTGGAGGCGATCCCGCAGGGGTTGAGTTGGCTCAGGTGTTCACTCGTTTAGGAGTGGAGGTAATTCTAGTAGTTGAAGGAACGCAAATTTTAGCTCAAGAAGAGCCAGAAGCAGTACAGTTAATCCAAGGACAATTAGAAGCGGAAGGAGTAAAAGTTTTAACTCAAACTCCAGTCATTCAAGTTAAAAAAATTGAGGATAAAAAATGGATTCAAGCGGGAAATACCGCCCTAGAAGTTGATGAAATTCTCCTAGCTTGTGGGTCTAAAATAGATTTAGAACCCTGGAATTTTAACTTAATTAACGTTCAATTAAAAGGTCATTATTTAGGGGTGAATGAAAAATTACAAACCACAAATCCTAGAATTTACGGTTGTGGAGAGATTTTAGGGGGGTATTCCTTTGAACATATCGCCCAATATGAAGCCCAAATTGCCCTTAAAAATGCCCTATACTGGCCTAAGTTTACGGTCAATTATCAAAGCATTCCTTGGGCTATTTTTTCCCACCCCCAATTTGCCAGAGTCGGCTTCACAGAAACCCAAGCAAAAAGTCGGTATGGAACTCAAGTTATTGTTGAAAGACAATCACTCAAACAGATCACTCAAGCTCAAATTTGGGGAGAAACAACGGGATTTTGTAAACTTGTTGGCTTATCTAATGGTAAACTATTAGGGGCTACGGTGGTGGGTTCTCAAGCGAGTGAGTTAATTCATACCCTTGCTTTAGCAATTCGTCAAGGGGTAAACTTGAAAACCTTAGCAGAATGTCCTGCTATTTTACCGACGTTTTCCGAAGTTTATCATCAAAGTGCGATCGCCTGGATTGATCAACGTCGTCGTCAAAATACAGTATTATTTGATGGAATTGAGAATCTATTTCATTGGCGACGATATTGGGGAAATTAA
- a CDS encoding pentapeptide repeat-containing protein, which translates to MTLISLALLILTVSGCQKPAAQVQLGQDQECFGCDFKGKSLQGQNLEGAKLNNSNFSQADLKGVNLKGALLDNVDFTGANLAGADLSGAALTQANLTNANLSQANLTGAFIRGAKLNNAKLNNANFKDTDLNSADLTGANTKGANFQGAIMPDGTIQK; encoded by the coding sequence TTGACATTAATCAGTTTGGCTCTCCTAATTTTAACGGTTTCTGGCTGTCAAAAACCAGCGGCTCAAGTACAGTTAGGTCAAGATCAAGAATGTTTTGGATGTGATTTTAAAGGTAAAAGTTTACAAGGGCAGAATTTAGAAGGAGCTAAACTCAATAATTCTAACTTCAGTCAAGCAGATTTGAAAGGAGTTAATCTCAAAGGGGCGTTGTTAGATAATGTGGATTTTACGGGGGCAAATTTAGCAGGGGCTGATTTAAGTGGAGCCGCCTTAACTCAAGCTAATTTAACCAATGCTAATTTGAGTCAAGCTAATCTTACAGGGGCATTTATTCGAGGTGCTAAACTCAATAATGCTAAACTCAATAATGCTAATTTTAAGGATACTGATTTGAATTCAGCCGACTTAACGGGAGCCAATACAAAAGGAGCTAATTTTCAAGGGGCAATCATGCCGGATGGTACAATTCAAAAGTAA
- a CDS encoding HAD family phosphatase, which produces MLKAILFDLDGTLTNTDPFHYQTWANVLETHQITIDSSFYKTHISGKTNAEIVKNLFPHFSEEEGLKLANLKESKFRELAVNLEPLPGLNDFLVWVKQQSFKTGLVTNAPRENTDFMLETLNLSNYFDSVILSDEIGIGKPDPAPYQYCLEQLNVLAEEAIAFEDSPSGIRSAIAAGIKTIGVASTHEPKILTDLGVALVIEDFKNLALGTYLQKIR; this is translated from the coding sequence ATGCTTAAAGCAATTTTATTTGATTTAGATGGAACTCTTACTAATACTGACCCCTTCCACTATCAAACCTGGGCAAATGTTTTAGAAACTCATCAAATTACGATTGATTCAAGCTTTTATAAAACTCATATTAGTGGCAAAACAAACGCTGAAATTGTCAAGAATTTATTTCCTCATTTTTCCGAAGAAGAAGGATTAAAATTAGCTAATTTAAAAGAATCTAAATTTCGAGAATTAGCCGTTAATTTAGAACCCTTACCCGGATTAAACGATTTTTTAGTGTGGGTCAAACAACAGTCTTTTAAAACAGGTTTAGTGACGAATGCCCCTCGTGAAAATACAGATTTTATGCTGGAAACCCTGAATCTATCGAATTATTTTGATAGTGTTATTTTATCCGATGAAATTGGAATCGGAAAACCCGATCCGGCTCCTTATCAATATTGTTTAGAGCAGTTAAATGTTTTAGCAGAAGAAGCGATCGCATTTGAAGATTCTCCCTCTGGAATTCGGTCTGCAATTGCTGCGGGTATTAAAACCATTGGGGTTGCTTCCACTCATGAACCTAAAATTTTAACAGATTTAGGTGTGGCATTGGTGATTGAGGATTTTAAAAATTTAGCTTTGGGAACCTATCTCCAAAAAATTAGATAA
- a CDS encoding restriction system-associated AAA family ATPase — MKLLRVHIISAKTCGGLLDGLDVRLRNQFNDDYSSFDPLCLIGPNGAGKSQFLQVIAEIFQSVFHVCISKEERGESNPDLQFEIEYFIYPEEDEIPVRIRISRQRSSGSRKRPSLLIQRRDEDEYDWIDCDPKAPETHAFLPSKIVGYTSGDNETLSLPFLVSRSGYADEVAREALNVATQNKPIPDTRLMLIDYETHLEVLVANLLLGDVSQREALLKEARLQDLHSFRCIIQLAHSAAPKAQANIKQQTGRKGIQLTEELEIYIDQLQQCATCYTYDDKTETYIFDYWINQETRTAFSSFWRNALDLYSSFHKLAMLNDLALPKGVRDRFKRDKKTRRFASRLPEPPDEDKVFRFERVMFRKQKTDEEINDQEVDYVSLSDGEHQMGQLLGTFCMLSSPNILFLLDEPESHFNPQWRVKFISRILDLHTKDGDRRETSKAARQDCLLTTHAPFIPSDMQRDKVFIFSKDEEQKIQIRNPNVETFGATFDTIIEECFDIYPPISQISRDKIKKLMNSDNPEEIKAGIKSLGNSVQKAFLADHLRQVTNKDGV; from the coding sequence ATGAAACTTTTACGAGTTCATATCATTTCTGCTAAAACCTGTGGTGGTCTGCTTGATGGTCTTGATGTAAGACTGCGAAACCAATTTAATGACGACTATTCTTCCTTTGACCCTCTATGTCTTATTGGGCCGAATGGAGCCGGGAAATCTCAGTTTTTGCAAGTCATAGCAGAGATATTTCAGTCCGTGTTTCATGTTTGTATCAGTAAAGAAGAACGAGGTGAAAGTAATCCCGATCTGCAATTCGAGATTGAATACTTTATTTATCCAGAAGAGGATGAAATCCCTGTTCGCATCCGTATATCAAGGCAACGAAGTAGTGGAAGTAGAAAACGTCCATCGCTTCTAATTCAGAGAAGAGATGAAGACGAATATGATTGGATAGATTGCGATCCAAAAGCTCCTGAAACTCATGCCTTCCTACCTTCCAAGATCGTTGGCTATACATCAGGCGATAATGAAACGCTCAGTCTACCCTTCCTTGTGAGCCGCAGTGGATATGCAGATGAGGTAGCACGCGAAGCCTTAAACGTAGCAACCCAAAATAAACCTATTCCTGATACTCGTTTAATGCTGATTGACTATGAAACACATCTTGAAGTTCTCGTAGCAAATCTTCTACTCGGTGATGTTTCACAACGAGAGGCATTGTTAAAAGAAGCAAGATTGCAAGACTTGCACTCCTTTCGTTGTATTATCCAACTTGCTCATTCTGCCGCTCCAAAAGCTCAGGCCAATATTAAACAACAAACTGGACGCAAGGGCATACAACTGACTGAGGAACTTGAGATTTATATTGATCAGCTTCAGCAATGTGCTACCTGCTATACATACGATGACAAGACAGAAACTTATATATTTGATTATTGGATTAACCAAGAAACGAGAACTGCATTCAGTTCATTTTGGAGAAATGCGCTTGATCTTTATTCATCATTTCACAAACTTGCAATGTTGAATGATTTGGCACTCCCAAAAGGTGTGCGTGATCGATTTAAAAGGGATAAAAAAACCAGAAGATTTGCATCGCGCCTCCCTGAACCGCCAGATGAGGATAAAGTTTTTCGATTTGAACGAGTTATGTTTCGTAAGCAAAAGACTGATGAAGAAATAAATGATCAAGAAGTAGATTATGTATCGCTTTCCGATGGGGAACACCAAATGGGTCAGCTTCTTGGCACATTTTGTATGTTGTCATCTCCTAATATACTGTTTCTACTGGATGAACCTGAATCACATTTCAATCCACAATGGCGGGTAAAATTCATCTCCCGTATACTTGATTTGCATACAAAAGATGGCGATCGCAGAGAAACCTCTAAAGCAGCTAGACAAGACTGCTTGTTGACAACACACGCACCCTTTATCCCTTCCGATATGCAAAGAGACAAAGTTTTCATCTTTAGCAAAGACGAAGAACAGAAAATCCAAATTAGAAATCCCAATGTTGAAACATTTGGTGCTACATTCGACACAATTATTGAAGAATGCTTTGATATTTATCCACCCATCTCACAAATTTCTCGTGATAAGATTAAAAAACTGATGAATAGTGATAATCCTGAAGAAATTAAAGCAGGAATTAAAAGTCTTGGAAACTCTGTACAGAAGGCATTTCTTGCAGATCATCTTCGACAAGTAACAAATAAGGACGGAGTTTAG